A DNA window from Gemmatimonadota bacterium contains the following coding sequences:
- a CDS encoding DUF255 domain-containing protein: AIAAGYWWGVYSTENPTTPSPTHQNRLSRELSPYLRLHAHNPVDWYPWGEEALAKARREDKPIFLSVGYSSCYWCHVMERLVFSDPDIAHLMNQFFVNIKVDREERPDIDEIYMTATQLMTGHGGWPNSVFLTPDLKPFFAGTYFPPEDSHGRPGFPRVIQALHVAWQEKRQELEKQADQISQSIARIHATRAVSEEVGEDLIGKAIDHIENRFDPINGGLGTAPKFPPDHALNLLLTAYRQNPQAKYLDMVEQTLDHMAQGGIRDHLGGGFHRYATDAQWRVPHFEKMLYNQALLAHNFLRAYQITNKTTYRIAAEEILDFVLREMTDYKGGFYSAIDAESEAEEGAYYTWTEQEIRQTLKEDADFFLSCYALAPMSEGSTGVIYKTDTDSALSIHHQIDTTTLHARLSPLKEKLLHARSQRIRPLLDDKIITAWNGLMIGAYARAYEVLARTEYLTTAQNAADFIRNNLRNANGDLYRIYREGQRKGEAYQKDYAFLIDGLLHLYRATRSARYLQDARSLSERMHTAFWDTLNGGYFLTQSQNEMIVRTRSFYDSALPSGNAVALHVLWELRTWTQNPLYAQRALALTNSFAPLAENTPGALLHFIHGTMMASSPNAMLSPDSLVTASATVLSSDSANMLKVSVRLNIASGWHIQASNPAADYLIPTRLSLDADIAEITQIDYPPAEDLQFPFAERAIAVYTDSLTIPLTLSFKTRPQHFSLLLTYQACDSTRCLSPQTQRIAVNIK; encoded by the coding sequence CGCCATTGCTGCGGGTTATTGGTGGGGTGTTTATTCTACAGAAAATCCTACTACGCCCTCCCCCACGCATCAAAATCGCCTCAGCCGGGAACTCAGCCCCTATTTGCGCCTTCATGCACACAATCCCGTTGACTGGTATCCCTGGGGAGAAGAAGCACTCGCAAAAGCGCGCCGCGAGGACAAACCGATCTTTTTATCGGTGGGATATTCGAGTTGTTATTGGTGCCATGTCATGGAACGGTTGGTCTTCTCTGATCCGGATATTGCCCACTTGATGAACCAGTTTTTTGTCAATATCAAGGTTGACCGCGAAGAACGTCCCGACATCGACGAAATTTACATGACGGCCACCCAGCTTATGACCGGACACGGCGGATGGCCTAACTCTGTTTTTCTCACCCCCGATCTCAAACCCTTTTTTGCTGGCACGTACTTTCCCCCCGAAGATTCACATGGGCGCCCGGGCTTCCCGCGCGTGATTCAAGCACTGCATGTTGCCTGGCAGGAAAAGAGACAGGAACTCGAAAAACAGGCCGATCAAATATCGCAATCTATCGCGCGCATTCACGCGACACGCGCCGTTTCTGAGGAAGTGGGAGAAGACCTGATTGGCAAGGCGATTGACCACATAGAAAATCGCTTTGATCCCATCAACGGCGGTTTGGGCACAGCCCCGAAATTTCCACCCGATCACGCGCTCAACCTGTTGCTGACGGCATATCGACAAAATCCCCAGGCAAAATATCTCGATATGGTCGAGCAAACACTGGATCACATGGCGCAAGGCGGCATCCGCGATCACCTCGGCGGCGGTTTTCATCGCTATGCGACAGATGCACAATGGCGCGTGCCGCACTTTGAAAAAATGCTCTACAACCAGGCGCTCCTCGCCCACAACTTTCTCCGCGCTTACCAGATCACCAACAAAACGACCTATCGCATTGCAGCAGAGGAAATTCTGGACTTTGTTTTGCGCGAAATGACAGACTATAAGGGTGGATTTTACTCTGCTATTGACGCAGAATCCGAAGCGGAAGAAGGCGCGTATTATACCTGGACAGAGCAAGAGATTCGCCAAACCCTCAAGGAGGATGCCGACTTCTTCCTCTCGTGTTACGCGCTCGCGCCCATGTCCGAAGGATCGACCGGCGTCATTTATAAAACCGATACAGACAGTGCGCTATCAATCCACCATCAAATTGACACCACAACCCTGCACGCCCGCCTCTCTCCACTGAAAGAAAAACTCCTGCACGCTCGCAGCCAGCGCATCCGTCCCCTCCTCGACGACAAAATTATCACAGCGTGGAATGGCCTCATGATCGGCGCATATGCCCGCGCCTATGAAGTCCTCGCCCGGACAGAGTATCTGACAACCGCACAAAACGCCGCCGATTTTATCCGCAACAATCTCCGCAATGCAAACGGCGACCTGTATCGCATCTATCGCGAGGGACAGCGCAAAGGCGAAGCCTATCAGAAAGATTACGCCTTTTTAATCGACGGTCTCCTCCACCTCTATCGCGCAACGCGTTCTGCTCGCTACCTCCAGGACGCCCGATCACTTTCAGAACGGATGCACACCGCATTTTGGGATACCCTGAATGGCGGCTATTTTCTTACGCAGAGTCAAAATGAGATGATTGTGCGCACCAGGAGCTTTTACGACAGCGCCCTGCCCTCTGGCAATGCCGTTGCCCTGCACGTTTTGTGGGAACTTCGGACATGGACACAAAATCCCCTGTATGCCCAACGCGCGCTCGCACTCACCAACAGCTTTGCTCCCCTTGCAGAGAATACACCGGGCGCGCTCCTGCACTTTATCCACGGCACGATGATGGCATCCTCACCCAACGCGATGCTTTCACCCGATAGTCTCGTCACTGCGTCCGCAACGGTATTGTCCTCTGATAGTGCGAATATGCTCAAAGTGAGCGTGCGCCTGAATATCGCTTCGGGTTGGCATATTCAAGCATCCAATCCCGCCGCCGATTATTTGATTCCTACGCGCCTCTCACTGGACGCAGACATCGCTGAAATCACCCAAATTGACTACCCGCCAGCCGAGGACTTACAGTTTCCCTTTGCCGAGCGTGCCATTGCCGTTTATACAGATAGCCTCACCATACCCCTTACGCTATCCTTCAAAACTCGTCCACAACACTTCTCGCTGCTACTCACATATCAAGCATGCGACAGCACGCGATGCCTGTCACCACAGACACAGCGCATAGCAGTTAATATAAAATAA
- the arsS gene encoding arsenosugar biosynthesis radical SAM protein ArsS (Some members of this family are selenoproteins.) codes for MALAAMDLMQIVGDDHKTDFASKLRDEQLELTRNRLDILQVNVGKLCNQACHHCHVDASPIRTEIMTRETIDHILLFLETSDIQTVDITGGAPELIPDFRYFVERIREQGRRVMVRCNLTVIFEPGQEDLPEFYREHEVELVCSLPCYLEENVDEQRGRGVFTKSIRALQILNDIGYAQPDTGLELHLVYNPVGASLPPPQAELEADYKEELKARYNIDFNQLYTITNMPISRFEEFLKRRGIYDSYMQTLQDNFNPHTIDNLMCRSLISVGWQGEVYDCDFNQMLDMHSFGREVKLWELTVKELIGCNVRIQDHCFGCTAGAGSSCGGELV; via the coding sequence ATGGCATTGGCAGCAATGGATTTGATGCAAATTGTAGGCGACGATCACAAGACCGATTTTGCGAGCAAGTTGCGCGATGAACAATTGGAACTCACGCGCAACCGTTTGGATATTTTGCAGGTCAATGTCGGCAAATTGTGCAATCAAGCCTGTCACCACTGTCATGTAGATGCCAGCCCGATCCGCACAGAGATCATGACCCGAGAGACGATTGACCATATTCTATTATTTCTCGAGACATCCGATATTCAGACGGTTGACATAACGGGTGGTGCCCCTGAGTTAATTCCAGATTTCCGCTATTTTGTCGAACGAATACGCGAGCAAGGTCGCCGCGTGATGGTGCGCTGCAATTTAACCGTGATTTTTGAACCCGGGCAAGAAGACTTACCTGAATTTTATCGCGAGCACGAAGTCGAATTGGTGTGTTCGCTGCCGTGTTATCTCGAAGAAAATGTGGATGAACAACGCGGGCGCGGTGTTTTTACAAAAAGCATACGGGCATTGCAGATTCTCAATGACATTGGATATGCACAACCCGACACGGGATTGGAACTCCATCTGGTCTATAATCCAGTTGGCGCGTCTTTACCTCCTCCGCAGGCCGAACTCGAAGCCGATTACAAAGAAGAGCTAAAAGCCCGCTATAACATCGATTTTAATCAACTCTACACCATTACCAATATGCCCATCAGCCGGTTTGAAGAATTCCTGAAACGCCGGGGGATTTACGATAGCTATATGCAGACTTTACAGGATAATTTTAATCCGCATACGATCGATAATTTGATGTGTCGTTCTCTAATTAGCGTTGGATGGCAGGGTGAGGTTTACGATTGTGATTTTAATCAAATGCTCGATATGCATTCTTTTGGGCGCGAAGTCAAACTCTGGGAACTGACGGTTAAGGAGCTGATCGGATGCAATGTGCGGATACAAGACCACTGTTTTGGATGCACTGCGGGTGCGGGAAGCAGTTGTGGGGGAGAGCTTGTTTAG